Sequence from the Corallococcus sp. EGB genome:
GTCCGTCTCGTAGACGAAGGTGCGCTCGTCGTACTCGTGTCCGCCGGGGACGCGCCCCACCAGCCGCATGGGCCCCAGCCGCGAGTGCACGCGCACGGCGGGGTTGTCCCACTGGGTGACGCCGCGCAGCCGCTTCGCGCGCACCATGCCCAGCGTGAGCAGCTTCACCCACGCGGACACGCCGCGCCCCGGCAGGAAGCTGAACAGCGACACGCCCACGAACAGCCCCGGCGTCAGCGTCGGCGCCACGTAGCAGGCCGCGCCGATGGCGGACTCCTCGTCCGCCAGCAGCAGCCGCTCGCGCGCGGGCGCCTTGAGCAGCCGCGCGGGACAGCGCAGGAGCCCGATGGCGCCGGGCAGCAGGTACAGGTCCGACAGCACCCAGCGCGGCACGCCGATGCCGCCGAACGCCAGCTGGTTGAGCGTGAGGTATTGCCGCGCGAGCTCCGCGTTGTGCTCCGCCAGCAGGTGCTTCACCGGGACGCCGTAGGGCTCCAGGTCCAGCGACGGGACGTGCACGCCGGAGCCCAGCGCCTGAAACGACAGCTCCGGGGTCGCGGCGAAGAACGCCTGGGCCAGCGCCGCGAGCTCACCCGCCATCGGCTTCCAGGTCCTTCGCCACGACGTCCAACCGATACTCGGGCGGCAGCGTGACGCGGGAGGCCTCCACCGACGCGCGCGACACGAGGCAGCGCGACGAACCGCCGCCCTTCTCCGTCAGCTCCGGCATCGGCATGGACACCACGCGCAGGCCCAGCCGCTCGAACGTCTCCACGATGTGCGGAGGCATCACCGTGGGCGCGAGCAGGTCCCGGCCCAGCGGCAGCCCGTTCGTCGCATAGCGGCGGATGTCTCCCTCCGTCACGCGCACCAGCCGGTTCGCGCCGAAGCGCTGCTCCAGGAGCGCCACCGACTCCGGCGCCATCACGTCCGGGCACACCACCAGCCGGTCCACCGCCGGCAGCGGCAGCACCGCCATGTTCCCGTGGAACGCGGGCTCGCGCACCTGCACGCGCAGCACCTCGCCGGGGAAGGACCTCTGGGCCGCCTCCAGCCCGTCGAGCGTGGTGCGCCCGCCCCAGAACAGCAGCGTCACGCCGTCGAACGTGGCCACGTCGCCGTGCGCCTCCCAGATGCCCACGCCCGGGTCCACGACCTCCATGCCCATGCGCCGGGCCAGCGGCGCCCAGTGGTCGCGCTCCGCGAAGCGATGCGCGCTCATCATCCTGGGCAGGAGGAACAGCGGCGCCTGCCCCTCGCGCGCCACCACCTGGCCGCACTCGGCCGCGTAGGGCATGCCCGTCAGCGCGTCCGACGGCGAGGGCAGCGCCACCACCGTGCCGCCTCGCGACTCGATGTGGCGGGCCAGCGTCAGCCACTCCCGCCGCGCGCCGCGCGCATCCGCCGGAGCGGCCTCGCGGCTGCGGAAGTTCGAGCGGCCCCGCAGCGCCCAGCCCCGGCCCGGGGGCGACATCAGGAAGAGGTCCATCATCCCTCGCTTCTAGCCGCCGGCCCGGGGCCCCACAATGCACCCGGCCCGCTCCCCCCGCCCGCCCGAAGCCCGGCCGTCCACCGCTCCACAGTGGATGTTCATTCCATCGGAGGTCCATTCCATCCGTGTGCACGCCTGCCCGTTCACGCGGCTGCGTCTCCCGCCGTGAGAAACGCGTCTGGCAAAATGCCACGCTCGCCTGTCCCCTCTCATTTCCCCTCGAAAGGGGGTTGCCCCACCGCCCCGCGCGCATGGCATCCTCGCCATTTTTTGGGCACGAACGAGGCTGGGGATTCATGCACTTCGAGTTGGCCTTCGTGCTGCTCTTCTCCATCGCGACGGCGGTGGCGATCGCGGCGCGCTACTTCAAGTTTCCGTACACGGTGGCGTTGGTGCTGGCGGGCCTGGCCCTGGGCATCGTGCATGCCTTCGAACCCCCGCACCTGACGAAGGAGCTGCTGTTCGCGGTCATCCTGCCGGGCCTGCTGTTCGAAGCGGCGTTCCACGTGGACTTCCGCAAGTTCATGAAGAACAAGCTGGCCATCACCTCCATGGCGATTCCGGGCGTGGTGGCGTCCATGGCGCTCACGGCGCTGCTGCTGTCCCCGGCGATGCGGGGGATGAACCTGCTGGAGGGCTTCGGCCTCATCCACGCGATGGTGTTCGCGTCGCTCATCGTGTCCACGGACCCCATCGCGGTGGTGGGCCTGTTCAAGGCGCTGGGCGCGCCCAAGCGGCTGGCCATCCTGGTGGAGGGCGAGAGCCTGCTCAATGACGGCACGTCCGTGGTGCTCTTCACGCTGGTGGTGGGCGTGGCCGGCGGCC
This genomic interval carries:
- a CDS encoding dimethylarginine dimethylaminohydrolase family protein, yielding MMDLFLMSPPGRGWALRGRSNFRSREAAPADARGARREWLTLARHIESRGGTVVALPSPSDALTGMPYAAECGQVVAREGQAPLFLLPRMMSAHRFAERDHWAPLARRMGMEVVDPGVGIWEAHGDVATFDGVTLLFWGGRTTLDGLEAAQRSFPGEVLRVQVREPAFHGNMAVLPLPAVDRLVVCPDVMAPESVALLEQRFGANRLVRVTEGDIRRYATNGLPLGRDLLAPTVMPPHIVETFERLGLRVVSMPMPELTEKGGGSSRCLVSRASVEASRVTLPPEYRLDVVAKDLEADGG